ACGAAATTCATCCTGTGGTCGCGACGTCCAGTTGAAAATCTGGATCGGCAAGACGGTAAAGATATCCAGGATATTGCGCGGCAAGAATGGCACAAAGGTCAACGCTCCAATGGTGATGAGAGGAGCAGTTTCGCCAATTGCCCGCGAGACGGCCAGAATACTACCGGTAAGAATACCACCGATGGATTGCGGTAGAACGACGTGCCAGACAGTCTGCCAGCGGGTAGCACCCAGAGCATAACTGGCCTGTCGCAGGCTTAGCGGTACTGCGCGGATCGACTCACGCGATGCCACAATGATAATCGGTACAACCAGCAACGCCAGGGTCAAGGCACCGGTGAGAATACTACGACCGAGCAGGAGCCAGCGGGCAAACACTTGCAGACCGAGCAGACCATATATGATTGACGGCACTGCCGCCAGGTTACTGATATTGATTTCAACCAGACGGCTAAACCAGTTATCACGGGCATACTCTTCAAGATAGATAGCAGCCGCAACACCGAGTGGAAAAGCAAACAGGATGGTCAGAGAGATGGTATACAGCGTGCCGACAATTGCTGCCTTTGCACCGGCCCGCTGCGGAAAGCGCGAGTCAAAGTTGTTAAAGAAATCCCAGGTGAGCCAATTAGTTCCACCGCTAAAAATACCGGTGGCTCGATTGATCACATCTAGTATCAGAATGAGCAGAACGCCCAAACCGAAAATAATACTCAGCCAACCAAAGATGGTCAGCAATGTTCCCTTGAAATGACGCCACTTCAGATTACCGCCACCCCGATCAACGATAGGCTCGGCCGTCTGAGCACTCACGCGAATCTGTTCCTGTGCAGACATTAATCGTAAACCTCCCGGAACTTGCGCACCATCCAATAACTGAAGATGTTGAGCACAAAGGTGAAGAGGAAGAGTGTAAAACCAACCGCGTACAGCGTGTAATAGCTGAGTGAGCCATACGGTGTGTCACCCAAACTGACCTGGACGATGTACGAGGTCATTGTCATCACCGGCACCGTTGGATCGAAGGTAAAGCGGGGATTTTGCCCGGCAGCAATGGCGACAATCATTGTTTCACCAACAGCCCGTGAGAAAGCCAGGACAATCGAGGCAACAATACCCGAAATGGCTGCCGGTGCTACGACTCGTGTAGCAACCTCAAATCTGGTAGAACCCAGCCCATACGCTGCTTCACGGAGCGAGTTGGGTACTGCCGATAACGCATCTTCACTCAATGAAGCGACAAACGGTATCAGCATGACTCCCATCACAAGCCCGGCACCGAGTGAATTAAAGATGCTGAGGGTTGGAATGAAGTTCTTGAGAAATGGTGTTACCACTGTGAGAGCAAAATAGCCGTAGACTACAGTTGGAATACCGGCAAGGATTTCAAGCAGAGGCTTCACCGTGCGTCGAATGCGATCTGAGGCAAACTCACTCAGGAAAATCGCCGCAATCAGGCCAAGCGGCACCGCGACAACCATTGCAATCGCAGAAGTAAGAACGGTTGCCGACACCAATGGCCAGATGCCGTACTTCTTGATCGAGAAAAGGGGTGTCCATTCCGTTTCGGTGAGGAATTCGACGATAGAGACTTCTCTAAAGAAAGCAATTGTTTCAAAGAGGAGCGAAAAGACAATTCCAGCAGTTGTGAGAATAGAAACGGTTGCTGCTATAGTCAGCAAAATTTGAATGATTTTCTCGCCAATAGCACGAGCCTGATTTGGTTGTCTACGGAGGTCAAAAACAGCCACGCAATCCTCCTTGTCAGAAGATGGTTTTCTTTTATCTCTAGCCTACCACAGAGATGCGGTATGAGCAAGCGCCATCGGCTTGCTCATACCGCCATCATCTCTCTATCTTACTTTCCTAAATACCGATCCAGGGTCAGACCAACTTCCTCACCGGGCTTTACCAGCGTTCCCACGACACGGTCATTGAAGCGCTTGGCAATCGCGGCATACAGCTCATCC
This genomic window from Chloroflexus aurantiacus J-10-fl contains:
- the pstA gene encoding phosphate ABC transporter permease PstA, whose protein sequence is MSAQEQIRVSAQTAEPIVDRGGGNLKWRHFKGTLLTIFGWLSIIFGLGVLLILILDVINRATGIFSGGTNWLTWDFFNNFDSRFPQRAGAKAAIVGTLYTISLTILFAFPLGVAAAIYLEEYARDNWFSRLVEINISNLAAVPSIIYGLLGLQVFARWLLLGRSILTGALTLALLVVPIIIVASRESIRAVPLSLRQASYALGATRWQTVWHVVLPQSIGGILTGSILAVSRAIGETAPLITIGALTFVPFLPRNILDIFTVLPIQIFNWTSRPQDEFRALAAAGILVLLTILLTINALAIYLRNRYQKRY
- the pstC gene encoding phosphate ABC transporter permease subunit PstC; this encodes MAVFDLRRQPNQARAIGEKIIQILLTIAATVSILTTAGIVFSLLFETIAFFREVSIVEFLTETEWTPLFSIKKYGIWPLVSATVLTSAIAMVVAVPLGLIAAIFLSEFASDRIRRTVKPLLEILAGIPTVVYGYFALTVVTPFLKNFIPTLSIFNSLGAGLVMGVMLIPFVASLSEDALSAVPNSLREAAYGLGSTRFEVATRVVAPAAISGIVASIVLAFSRAVGETMIVAIAAGQNPRFTFDPTVPVMTMTSYIVQVSLGDTPYGSLSYYTLYAVGFTLFLFTFVLNIFSYWMVRKFREVYD